From Acidimicrobiales bacterium, one genomic window encodes:
- a CDS encoding VOC family protein translates to MKVSWSHTVLRVRDLEPMIEFYRDMLGFQVSDRGPLGPDGPEIVFMSGDPSDHHQFALLPVRTDSPESSLEHNAFRVDTVADVKTMFDTVSNDPRCSRIMPLTHGNAVSVYFNDPEGNTIEVFADTPWHVRQPQARVWDPSLGADELLAWVESEFRNEPEFGPMDEYRARMAQRLEEV, encoded by the coding sequence ATGAAGGTCAGTTGGTCTCACACGGTCTTGAGGGTGCGCGACCTCGAGCCGATGATCGAGTTCTACCGGGACATGCTCGGGTTCCAGGTGTCCGATCGCGGTCCTCTGGGCCCCGATGGTCCCGAGATCGTCTTCATGTCGGGCGATCCCAGCGACCATCACCAGTTCGCTCTGCTTCCCGTGCGAACCGACAGCCCCGAAAGCAGCCTCGAGCACAACGCATTTCGGGTCGACACGGTCGCCGACGTCAAGACGATGTTCGACACGGTTTCGAACGATCCTCGGTGCAGCCGCATCATGCCGCTGACCCACGGCAACGCGGTGTCGGTCTACTTCAACGACCCCGAGGGCAACACCATCGAGGTGTTCGCCGACACCCCGTGGCACGTTCGCCAGCCTCAGGCGCGGGTATGGGACCCGTCGCTCGGCGCCGACGAGCTGTTGGCTTGGGTCGAGAGCGAGTTCCGCAACGAACCCGAGTTCGGTCCCATGGACGAATACCGGGCCCGCATGGCCCAGCGCCTCGAGGAGGTCTGA
- a CDS encoding DUF4188 domain-containing protein yields the protein MAEVFEGRWSGVVEDDFVVFLIGMRVNKPWKINKWLPVARSMGPMQRELMQNPQLGCMHIENWFGRTTMSVQYWTDTESLNRYATGEIHLPAWRAFNKAIRNSGDVGIWHETFKVHAGEYETIYGNMPRFGLAGAGKHMPTSEVGQSARRRLGDDQAEPAVNPY from the coding sequence ATGGCTGAGGTGTTCGAAGGTCGCTGGTCGGGGGTTGTCGAGGACGATTTTGTCGTGTTCCTGATCGGGATGCGGGTCAACAAACCCTGGAAGATCAACAAGTGGCTGCCCGTGGCCCGCTCGATGGGGCCCATGCAGCGAGAGCTCATGCAGAACCCCCAGCTGGGTTGTATGCACATCGAGAACTGGTTCGGGCGCACGACGATGTCGGTGCAGTATTGGACAGACACCGAGAGCCTCAACCGGTACGCGACCGGCGAGATCCACCTTCCGGCATGGAGGGCCTTCAACAAGGCGATCCGCAACTCGGGCGACGTGGGTATCTGGCACGAGACCTTCAAGGTGCACGCCGGCGAGTACGAAACCATCTACGGCAACATGCCCCGGTTCGGTTTGGCCGGGGCCGGCAAGCACATGCCCACCAGCGAGGTCGGGCAAAGCGCCAGGCGCCGTCTGGGCGACGACCAGGCCGAGCCTGCGGTCAATCCGTACTGA
- a CDS encoding zinc-binding dehydrogenase encodes MNHPNETLELVSTLTDDGAVTIAMRKGQVPEPGPTQVVVRVEAAPINPSDMGALFARGDVTQAQAVDADGMPGVRIPVPQAALAGQRSRIGIDVPVGNEGGGTVVAAGSSPEAQALVGRVVGFLSRTAYAQYRTLDISQCVVMGEGTTAEQAAAAFVNPLTALGMVETMRAEGHKALIHTVGASNLGLMLNRICLADGVDLINIVRSTENVEMLRAQGARWVCNSSSDTFRDDLVEAITATGATIAFDAIGGGELADTLLAAMERSLSAGATGYNPYGSDALKQVYIYGGLDRTATTLTRGYGMQWSVGGWLLTPFLVKIGAEAAARLRQRVADEITTTFASTYGMRLSLTDVVDPDYVKRYARTATGDKALVVPN; translated from the coding sequence GTGAACCATCCCAACGAAACTCTCGAGCTGGTGTCGACCCTGACGGACGACGGAGCCGTCACCATCGCAATGCGCAAGGGTCAGGTTCCCGAGCCAGGCCCCACCCAGGTGGTGGTTCGCGTGGAGGCCGCGCCGATCAACCCGTCAGACATGGGCGCACTGTTTGCTCGCGGCGACGTCACCCAGGCCCAGGCCGTCGACGCCGACGGCATGCCTGGCGTGCGCATCCCGGTGCCGCAGGCCGCTTTGGCCGGTCAGAGGTCGCGCATCGGAATCGACGTGCCCGTCGGCAACGAGGGCGGGGGCACCGTGGTGGCGGCCGGATCGTCGCCCGAGGCTCAGGCGCTGGTGGGCCGTGTGGTCGGCTTCTTGTCGCGCACCGCTTACGCCCAGTATCGCACCCTCGACATCTCGCAGTGTGTGGTGATGGGCGAGGGAACCACCGCAGAGCAGGCCGCGGCTGCCTTCGTGAACCCCCTGACGGCGCTGGGCATGGTCGAGACCATGCGAGCCGAGGGCCACAAAGCCCTCATCCACACCGTCGGTGCGTCGAACCTGGGCCTCATGCTCAACCGCATCTGCCTGGCCGACGGTGTCGACCTGATCAACATCGTCAGGTCGACAGAGAACGTCGAGATGTTGCGCGCCCAGGGCGCTCGATGGGTGTGCAACTCCAGCTCCGACACCTTCCGCGACGACTTGGTAGAGGCAATCACCGCAACCGGCGCGACCATCGCCTTCGACGCCATCGGCGGAGGCGAACTGGCCGACACATTGCTGGCAGCCATGGAACGGTCGCTGTCGGCGGGTGCCACGGGCTACAACCCCTACGGCTCGGATGCGCTCAAGCAGGTCTACATCTATGGCGGTCTCGATCGCACAGCCACCACGCTCACCCGCGGCTATGGCATGCAGTGGTCGGTGGGCGGCTGGTTGCTGACCCCGTTCCTGGTCAAGATCGGCGCCGAAGCCGCCGCCCGGCTGCGCCAGCGCGTCGCCGACGAGATCACCACCACCTTCGCCAGCACCTACGGCATGAGGCTGTCGCTGACCGACGTCGTCGACCCCGACTACGTCAAGCGCTACGCCCGCACCGCCACCGGCGACAAGGCCCTGGTAGTGC